A stretch of the Desulfobacter sp. genome encodes the following:
- a CDS encoding acyl-CoA synthetase: protein MPETSAALSSEEKSRFSTLNRENLDFLMNRYNRVNRWVIGDMIRRSAYHHPDKIALVFKDRSLTYAQLEKESNRVANGLADLGVKKYDRVAILAHNTIDHVLTWLGCCKIGAVYLAINYLLKGKDVSYCIDHSESRVFIVEDALYELVEDVVEDMGTVQSFIWSDDMGGQAPPTDRFMDFKTWYRAYPDTEPDTILRIEDPCQMTYTSGTESLPKGVIISNQALMAQYMGAIVDGNYGSDDINVNALPIYHCAQRDVFMNPMFWLGGTNILVTPEIDTILKTIDSQRATVFFTPPTVWIGLLRHPDFDKYDLSCLKKCYYGASIMPVEVLKEILERLPGAGVYNYYGQTELAPYHTILKAEDAMDKMGSAGMAGLNMETRLEVETGVPLSTPGQPGEICGKGPHAMIMYFKEPDKTEEAMAGGWFHSGDIGIEDEDRYISVVDRKKDMIKTGGENVSTREVEEAIYLDKRVEETAVIGLSHAKWVEAVAAVVVPRQGEKILEQEIIDLCREQLALFKVPKKVIIADALPKTPTGKILKRNMREEYKHLFSET from the coding sequence ATGCCGGAAACATCGGCCGCCCTTTCATCAGAGGAAAAATCCCGTTTTTCAACCCTGAACCGGGAAAACCTTGATTTTCTTATGAACCGCTACAATAGGGTCAACCGCTGGGTCATCGGGGATATGATCCGGAGAAGCGCCTACCACCACCCCGATAAAATCGCCCTGGTATTCAAGGATAGATCCCTGACCTATGCCCAGCTGGAAAAGGAGAGCAACAGAGTGGCCAACGGCCTGGCCGATCTCGGGGTGAAAAAATACGACAGGGTGGCCATCCTGGCCCACAACACCATTGACCATGTCCTGACCTGGCTGGGCTGTTGTAAGATCGGGGCTGTATACCTTGCCATCAACTATCTGCTCAAGGGCAAAGATGTCTCCTATTGCATCGACCACTCCGAAAGCCGGGTATTTATTGTTGAAGATGCCCTGTACGAGCTGGTTGAAGATGTGGTGGAGGATATGGGCACGGTCCAGTCGTTTATCTGGTCCGACGACATGGGGGGGCAGGCACCGCCCACGGACCGGTTCATGGATTTTAAAACCTGGTACCGGGCCTATCCCGACACCGAGCCCGACACCATCCTCCGTATTGAGGACCCCTGCCAGATGACCTATACCAGCGGCACCGAGTCCCTTCCCAAGGGAGTGATCATCTCCAACCAGGCCCTCATGGCCCAATACATGGGTGCCATCGTGGACGGAAACTACGGGTCCGATGACATCAATGTCAATGCCCTGCCCATTTACCACTGCGCCCAGCGGGATGTGTTCATGAACCCCATGTTCTGGCTGGGGGGGACCAATATTCTGGTCACTCCGGAAATCGATACCATCCTTAAAACCATCGACAGCCAACGGGCCACCGTGTTTTTCACCCCGCCCACGGTATGGATCGGCCTCCTCCGCCACCCGGATTTTGATAAGTACGACCTTTCCTGCCTGAAAAAATGTTATTACGGGGCCTCCATTATGCCCGTGGAAGTACTCAAAGAAATCCTGGAGCGGCTGCCCGGGGCAGGGGTGTACAATTATTACGGACAGACGGAACTTGCTCCCTACCACACCATTCTCAAGGCAGAAGACGCTATGGACAAGATGGGCTCGGCCGGCATGGCCGGACTCAACATGGAAACCCGGCTGGAGGTTGAAACCGGCGTTCCCCTATCCACCCCCGGACAGCCCGGTGAAATATGCGGCAAAGGCCCCCATGCCATGATCATGTACTTTAAGGAGCCGGATAAGACGGAAGAGGCCATGGCAGGGGGATGGTTTCATTCCGGAGACATCGGTATTGAGGACGAAGACCGGTACATCTCGGTGGTGGACCGGAAAAAAGATATGATAAAGACCGGAGGGGAGAATGTCTCCACTCGGGAGGTGGAAGAGGCCATCTACCTGGACAAACGGGTGGAGGAGACCGCTGTCATCGGCCTTTCCCATGCAAAATGGGTGGAGGCAGTGGCTGCGGTTGTGGTTCCCAGGCAGGGAGAAAAAATCCTTGAGCAGGAAATCATCGACCTGTGCAGGGAACAGCTGGCTCTGTTCAAGGTCCCCAAAAAAGTGATCATTGCTGACGCCCTGCCCAAAACACCCACTGGCAAAATCCTGAAACGGAATATGAGGGAGGAATACAAACACCTGTTCTCGGAAACCTAG
- a CDS encoding metallophosphoesterase: MYFFIAAILALTLIYGLFGIRVIRPARVNPRLKALLWALLSICYLALPIAVFFRFNTPDSPVSIPLSWFAYVSFGFFTLTFAAILLRDSLFFIFKSITTSIKQLSALKFSSALPPSFTRVKNLAPKDSSKRLFLVNTTNLALLGATGSLTGYGVGHARQIPRVVDIQVVLDSLPPEFEGFKILQLTDIHVSMTIRRDYVKAVVDKANDQNADMIVLTGDLADGHVKDLRSETAPLAALKAGFGKFFVTGNHEYYSGVESWLAEINALGFTSLLNENRMIHRNGAQISLSGVTDYRAGQIVPLHASSPKAALASVPENLTKIMLAHQPKSIFQAEAAGADLLITGHTHGGQYIPWNYLVPLDQPYVKGLHTHGHTQIYVSRGTGYWGPPLRIGAPSEITVFTLVQKKA, translated from the coding sequence ATGTATTTTTTTATAGCTGCCATCCTGGCATTAACATTGATATACGGGCTGTTCGGGATAAGGGTCATCAGGCCTGCCCGGGTGAATCCCAGGCTGAAGGCCCTGCTCTGGGCTCTTCTATCCATTTGCTATCTGGCCCTTCCCATTGCCGTCTTTTTCCGTTTCAATACCCCTGACAGCCCTGTCTCCATCCCCTTGTCCTGGTTCGCATATGTCTCATTCGGATTTTTCACCCTGACCTTTGCGGCCATCCTGTTGAGGGACAGCCTGTTTTTTATCTTCAAAAGTATTACAACGAGTATCAAACAATTATCGGCCTTGAAGTTTTCATCTGCCCTGCCCCCCTCTTTTACCCGTGTAAAAAATCTTGCCCCAAAGGATTCATCCAAACGCCTGTTCCTGGTCAACACCACCAATCTTGCCCTCTTAGGGGCCACAGGATCCCTAACCGGTTATGGTGTTGGCCATGCAAGACAAATCCCCAGGGTTGTGGATATCCAAGTTGTTCTGGACAGTCTGCCCCCTGAATTTGAAGGGTTTAAAATCCTTCAGCTCACGGATATCCATGTGAGCATGACCATCAGGCGCGATTATGTGAAAGCGGTTGTGGATAAAGCCAACGATCAAAACGCTGACATGATCGTATTGACAGGCGATCTGGCAGACGGACATGTAAAGGATTTACGCTCTGAGACAGCGCCCCTGGCCGCCCTTAAAGCAGGGTTTGGCAAATTTTTTGTTACCGGCAACCATGAGTACTATTCCGGGGTTGAATCCTGGCTGGCAGAAATAAACGCTTTGGGATTTACGTCATTGCTCAACGAAAACCGGATGATCCACCGTAACGGGGCTCAAATTTCCCTGTCCGGGGTTACCGATTACAGGGCCGGGCAGATTGTTCCCCTTCACGCCTCCAGCCCCAAAGCCGCCCTGGCCTCCGTACCTGAAAATTTAACCAAAATCATGCTGGCCCACCAGCCCAAAAGCATTTTTCAGGCCGAGGCGGCAGGCGCGGACCTGCTGATCACCGGCCATACCCACGGCGGGCAGTATATCCCCTGGAACTACCTGGTCCCCCTGGATCAGCCCTATGTCAAAGGCCTTCACACCCATGGCCATACACAGATTTATGTCAGCCGGGGAACCGGTTATTGGGGCCCCCCTTTAAGGATTGGCGCGCCCTCTGAAATCACCGTATTCACACTGGTACAAAAAAAAGCCTAA